The following are from one region of the Hymenobacter radiodurans genome:
- a CDS encoding dipeptidase has product MPTYLDQNKDRFLSELLDWLRIPSVSADPKFQGDVLKAADFLKARLEEAGVENVEICQTAGYPIVYGDKIIDPSLPTVLVYGHYDVQPADPYELWTSPPFEPVIKDEKIYARGACDDKGQVYMHVKAFEMMSQDGGVPCNVKFMIEGEEEVGSNNLGIFVKANKEKLKADVILISDTGMLSNDVPSIEVGLRGLSYHEVEVTGPNRDLHSGIYGGAVPNPINVLCKMIASLHDENNHITIDGFYDNVDELSAEERAEMAKAPHSDEDFKQSIGLKDIYGEKDYSTIERTSIRPTLDVNGIWGGYTGEGAKTVIASKAYAKISMRLVPHQTSAEITQKFQEHFTRIAPQGVTVKVTPHHGGEPVVTPTNSVAYQAAAKAIETTYGKKPVPTRGGGSIPIVAMFKSELGLDTVLLGFGLDSDAIHSPNEHFGVFNFLKGIETIPHFYRNYAAASK; this is encoded by the coding sequence ATGCCCACGTACCTCGACCAAAACAAAGATCGTTTCCTCTCTGAGCTGCTCGATTGGCTCCGTATTCCATCCGTTTCCGCCGACCCTAAGTTTCAGGGCGATGTGCTTAAAGCCGCCGATTTTCTTAAAGCCCGCCTCGAAGAAGCTGGCGTAGAAAACGTGGAGATTTGCCAGACTGCCGGTTATCCCATCGTGTACGGCGACAAAATCATCGACCCCAGCCTGCCTACAGTACTCGTGTACGGCCACTACGACGTGCAGCCCGCCGACCCATATGAGCTGTGGACGTCGCCGCCCTTTGAGCCGGTAATCAAAGACGAGAAAATCTACGCGCGCGGCGCCTGCGACGACAAAGGCCAGGTGTATATGCATGTGAAGGCCTTCGAAATGATGAGCCAGGACGGTGGCGTGCCCTGCAACGTCAAGTTCATGATTGAGGGCGAAGAGGAAGTAGGCTCCAACAACCTCGGCATCTTCGTGAAGGCAAATAAAGAGAAGCTGAAGGCTGATGTTATTCTGATTTCGGACACCGGCATGTTGTCTAATGATGTGCCTAGCATCGAGGTTGGCCTGCGCGGTTTGAGCTACCACGAAGTGGAAGTAACCGGCCCGAACCGCGACCTGCACTCTGGTATATACGGCGGCGCAGTTCCAAACCCCATCAACGTGCTCTGCAAGATGATTGCCAGCCTGCACGACGAGAACAACCACATTACCATCGACGGATTTTACGATAACGTAGATGAGCTGAGCGCCGAGGAGCGCGCCGAAATGGCCAAAGCCCCACACTCTGATGAAGATTTCAAACAGAGCATTGGCCTGAAAGATATTTACGGCGAGAAGGACTACAGCACTATCGAGCGCACCAGTATTAGGCCCACGCTGGACGTAAACGGTATTTGGGGTGGCTACACTGGCGAGGGCGCCAAAACGGTAATCGCCTCCAAGGCTTACGCCAAAATCTCGATGCGCCTGGTGCCCCACCAAACCTCAGCCGAAATCACGCAGAAGTTTCAGGAGCACTTCACCAGAATTGCCCCCCAAGGCGTCACGGTGAAGGTAACGCCGCATCATGGTGGTGAGCCCGTCGTTACGCCCACAAACTCAGTGGCGTATCAGGCGGCTGCTAAGGCCATCGAAACTACGTATGGCAAAAAGCCGGTTCCTACGCGCGGTGGCGGTTCAATTCCAATTGTAGCCATGTTCAAGTCGGAGCTGGGCTTAGATACGGTGCTGCTCGGCTTCGGGCTGGACTCCGATGCTATTCACTCGCCCAACGAGCATTTTGGCGTCTTCAATTTCCTGAAGGGCATCGAAACCATTCCGCACTTCTACCGCAACTACGCGGCGGCCAGCAAATAA
- a CDS encoding DUF2199 domain-containing protein, translated as MSYKCACCGQIHDSLPDIGFAKPDPFFTVPEGERKDRVKLTNETCIIDNDEFFIRGLIELPVHGQETTFGLGVWVSQKAENFATYMREPNSAEIGPYFGWLCSSIPAFGSTLNLKTRVHFQGNNLRPWIELEPTNHPLAIAQQEGVSLERAWEIVHQYMDK; from the coding sequence ATGAGTTACAAATGTGCCTGTTGTGGTCAAATACACGATTCATTGCCAGACATTGGCTTCGCTAAACCGGATCCATTCTTCACAGTACCAGAAGGTGAGCGCAAAGATCGAGTTAAGTTGACCAATGAGACTTGTATTATAGATAACGATGAGTTCTTCATTCGTGGTCTTATTGAACTACCTGTACATGGACAAGAAACAACCTTTGGACTTGGAGTATGGGTAAGTCAGAAAGCAGAGAACTTTGCGACCTATATGCGGGAGCCAAATTCAGCCGAAATAGGTCCTTATTTTGGTTGGTTATGCAGTAGTATACCAGCTTTTGGCTCAACGTTAAATTTGAAAACTCGCGTGCACTTCCAAGGTAATAATCTACGACCTTGGATTGAATTAGAGCCTACAAACCACCCTTTGGCGATAGCTCAGCAGGAGGGGGTTAGCTTAGAACGAGCGTGGGAGATTGTGCATCAATACATGGATAAGTAG
- the plsY gene encoding glycerol-3-phosphate 1-O-acyltransferase PlsY → MNIAIVLGLLVAAYLIGSIPTALWVGKWFFGLDIREHGSGNSGATNTFRVLGKRPGSVVMAIDVFKGWAATSLATVMLNQGAIQAGHLLYFQLACGVLAVVGHIYPIYAGFRGGKGVATVLGMMLAIAPATVGVCILVFLAVLLLSRYVSLSSMAAGVAFAFLQLLPRFGRIIRCCWYSASC, encoded by the coding sequence ATGAACATTGCTATTGTGCTTGGCCTCCTTGTGGCCGCTTACCTGATCGGCTCCATCCCAACGGCCTTGTGGGTGGGAAAGTGGTTTTTCGGGCTGGATATCCGGGAGCATGGCAGCGGCAATTCGGGTGCTACCAATACCTTTCGCGTGCTAGGCAAGCGTCCCGGTTCCGTAGTGATGGCCATTGATGTATTCAAGGGCTGGGCCGCTACGTCACTGGCTACGGTGATGCTAAATCAGGGAGCTATTCAGGCCGGGCACTTACTGTACTTTCAGCTAGCCTGCGGTGTACTGGCTGTGGTTGGCCACATATATCCCATCTACGCGGGCTTCCGAGGTGGCAAGGGCGTGGCCACGGTGTTGGGCATGATGCTGGCCATTGCGCCGGCCACCGTGGGCGTATGTATTCTGGTATTCTTAGCGGTGTTGTTGCTTTCCCGCTACGTGTCGCTCTCGTCGATGGCGGCGGGCGTGGCGTTTGCTTTCTTACAACTGCTCCCCCGTTTCGGCCGGATAATTCGCTGCTGCTGGTATTCGGCTTCGTGCTAG
- a CDS encoding sialidase/neuraminidase family protein — protein MITTKFCYINCRFLTAVLLFLLLSSGWASAQNMVPLNRPTYYPRVIRLQHSGAANGRLLASFDSGRTGNIYESLDNGQTWQAVAEVTETTPPGNCCSGLYEVPRQLGNTAAGTLFWSTSVGTDKGGRGPCSIRIYRSQDEGRTWSYFSTPVSGFIGLWEPEFAVDKQGRLVVYYSSEERKANGYNQMLAHKVSLDGGLTWGEEVLDVGMNDGKRRPGMPLVKQLPNGSFVMTYEICGTGCDTYIRTSPDGTNWGDPAVEGTRVESTAGHHFEHAPTLAWAPVPGKKDGQLLVIGQMLLNNADNTVAPDNGKVYMVNTTNGIGPWTEVPAPVPVPDAKDNPCPNYSSQLLPSADGLTVLEVALRMTENGCRAFYSSAPLSPPTPQKAPASKKARKSK, from the coding sequence ATGATCACAACTAAGTTTTGCTACATCAACTGTCGTTTCCTGACGGCCGTATTATTATTCCTACTTCTGAGCAGCGGGTGGGCATCGGCGCAAAATATGGTGCCGCTCAACCGACCCACATACTATCCGCGCGTCATTCGGCTGCAGCATAGCGGCGCGGCCAATGGTCGGCTGCTGGCTAGCTTTGATTCGGGCCGAACTGGCAACATCTACGAAAGTCTTGATAATGGCCAAACCTGGCAGGCTGTAGCAGAAGTTACCGAGACCACGCCGCCCGGCAATTGTTGCAGTGGCCTGTATGAGGTGCCGCGCCAGCTCGGCAACACGGCGGCGGGTACCTTATTTTGGTCAACCTCCGTGGGTACCGACAAAGGTGGACGAGGTCCGTGCTCCATTCGGATTTACCGCAGCCAGGACGAAGGCCGCACTTGGAGCTATTTCTCAACCCCTGTTAGCGGGTTTATCGGGCTGTGGGAGCCGGAATTTGCCGTGGATAAGCAAGGTCGATTGGTGGTGTATTACTCCAGCGAAGAGCGCAAAGCCAACGGCTACAATCAGATGCTGGCGCACAAAGTCTCGCTGGATGGGGGGCTAACATGGGGCGAAGAAGTGCTGGATGTAGGCATGAATGATGGAAAAAGACGCCCCGGAATGCCTCTGGTAAAGCAACTACCCAACGGCAGCTTCGTCATGACCTACGAGATTTGCGGTACTGGCTGCGACACCTATATCCGCACTTCGCCAGATGGCACTAACTGGGGCGACCCGGCCGTAGAGGGTACCCGCGTAGAATCGACGGCAGGGCATCACTTTGAGCATGCACCCACCTTGGCTTGGGCGCCGGTGCCGGGCAAGAAAGACGGTCAACTGTTGGTTATCGGGCAAATGCTGCTCAATAACGCCGACAATACAGTAGCCCCCGACAACGGCAAAGTATACATGGTAAACACCACCAACGGCATTGGCCCCTGGACTGAAGTGCCCGCGCCCGTTCCAGTGCCCGATGCCAAGGATAATCCTTGCCCTAATTACAGCTCCCAACTGCTGCCCTCCGCCGACGGCCTAACGGTACTGGAGGTAGCGCTTAGAATGACAGAAAATGGCTGCCGTGCCTTCTATAGCTCGGCGCCACTCAGCCCGCCAACTCCGCAGAAAGCCCCTGCAAGTAAGAAGGCTCGCAAGTCGAAGTAA